Proteins from one Mycobacterium sp. EPa45 genomic window:
- a CDS encoding SDR family NAD(P)-dependent oxidoreductase produces MVVTRDSVTLDGRVAVVTGGGAGIGRAIAQGFAEFGARVAIWERDPDAAQQAAAELGGLACICDVRDPAQVDAALTATASALGLPAILVNNAGGVFHSGFLDTSANGWDALIKMNLTQVLLCTQRVARAMVDERLSGSIINISTIEGVRAAPGFAAYAAAKAGVVNFTKTAALELAPYGIRVNGLAPDFTSTESLRKMAPAGEGNAKYMVPLGRAGHVDEMAGAALFLASDLSSYVTGQTLHVDGGTSAAAGWYHHPDDGRYVLGYSQ; encoded by the coding sequence ATGGTCGTGACACGGGACTCGGTGACGCTGGACGGACGTGTGGCGGTGGTCACCGGTGGGGGTGCCGGCATCGGTCGGGCAATCGCGCAGGGCTTCGCCGAATTCGGTGCGCGGGTGGCGATCTGGGAGCGTGATCCCGACGCGGCTCAGCAGGCCGCTGCGGAGCTCGGGGGACTTGCTTGTATCTGCGATGTGCGTGACCCGGCGCAGGTGGATGCCGCGTTGACGGCGACCGCGTCGGCATTGGGGCTGCCGGCGATCCTGGTCAACAACGCCGGAGGGGTGTTCCACTCCGGGTTCCTGGACACCTCGGCAAATGGCTGGGACGCGTTGATCAAGATGAATCTCACACAAGTGTTGTTGTGCACGCAACGGGTAGCCCGCGCGATGGTCGACGAGCGTCTGAGTGGCAGCATCATCAACATCAGCACGATCGAAGGGGTCCGCGCCGCACCGGGATTCGCGGCCTATGCCGCGGCCAAGGCCGGGGTCGTGAATTTCACCAAGACGGCTGCACTGGAACTGGCTCCCTACGGCATCAGGGTCAACGGACTTGCTCCCGATTTCACGTCGACCGAGAGCCTGCGCAAGATGGCTCCGGCGGGGGAGGGGAACGCGAAATATATGGTTCCGCTTGGTCGCGCGGGACATGTCGACGAAATGGCCGGTGCCGCACTATTTCTCGCGAGCGACCTGAGCTCTTACGTCACGGGCCAGACCCTCCACGTCGACGGCGGAACGAGCGCTGCCGCGGGCTGGTATCACCATCCGGATGACGGGCGCTATGTGCTGGGGTACAGCCAGTGA
- a CDS encoding nuclear transport factor 2 family protein gives MNSADLEACHQLSQAKARYCRLMDTKDWSALGALFTDDVVIDLAGGDPSTPALVGREQALAAIVGAVGDAITVHQVHAPEFELDGDEARVTWAVQERVVWPNGTSLHAYGHYHDRWIRRDNRWLVAELRLTHLLME, from the coding sequence ATGAACTCGGCCGATCTCGAGGCATGCCATCAGCTTTCGCAGGCGAAGGCACGGTACTGCCGGTTGATGGATACCAAGGATTGGTCAGCTTTAGGGGCACTCTTCACCGATGACGTCGTCATCGATCTGGCCGGCGGTGATCCGTCGACGCCTGCGCTCGTCGGGCGCGAGCAAGCATTGGCCGCGATCGTGGGGGCGGTCGGCGACGCCATAACCGTGCATCAGGTCCATGCGCCGGAATTCGAACTCGACGGTGACGAAGCGCGGGTCACGTGGGCTGTGCAGGAGCGAGTGGTCTGGCCGAACGGGACATCGCTGCATGCCTATGGGCACTACCACGACCGCTGGATCCGCCGCGACAACCGTTGGCTTGTGGCCGAATTGCGCCTCACCCACCTGCTCATGGAATAG
- a CDS encoding cytochrome P450, with product MTVYGGHETVEFFDDVTIQDPYPLYEKLRAQGAVHRVGRSEFFVVSGWNEVNDVIARPEVFSANLTATMTYSPGAGVMAFPMAELGAPTHVLATADDPAHAAHRKMVVPQLAAKRIRATESFVAEVTDRLLGRGLADSRIEWMSAIANRLPMMVVARLIGVPDDDVDMLIARGYATTQLLDGLVDADQLAAAGAAAVELSGYVREHFALASADPQDNLLGDLASACAVGELDEVTATIMMLTLFSAGGESTASLLGSAMWLLATKPDIQRQLRADRHLLGAFIEEALRYEPPFRGHYRHVVCDTSLGGVELAAGSRLLLLWGAANRDPAQFDEPADFRLDRPKGKGHMTFGKGAHFCVGAALARLEAQIVLGAVLDRTSWVEPREVGRWLPSILVRRLERLELEFR from the coding sequence ATGACGGTTTACGGCGGTCACGAGACGGTCGAGTTCTTCGACGATGTGACAATTCAGGACCCGTATCCGCTCTACGAAAAGCTCCGTGCGCAAGGTGCCGTGCACCGTGTCGGCCGCTCCGAATTCTTCGTGGTGAGCGGATGGAACGAGGTCAACGACGTCATCGCCCGCCCTGAGGTGTTCTCTGCCAATCTGACCGCGACGATGACCTATTCACCCGGTGCTGGGGTCATGGCCTTCCCCATGGCCGAGTTGGGTGCGCCGACGCACGTGTTGGCGACCGCAGACGATCCCGCACACGCCGCGCATCGCAAGATGGTGGTACCTCAACTGGCCGCAAAGCGGATCCGGGCCACGGAGTCATTCGTCGCCGAGGTGACCGATCGCTTGCTCGGCCGAGGGCTTGCCGACAGCCGGATCGAGTGGATGAGCGCGATCGCAAATCGCCTGCCGATGATGGTGGTCGCCAGGCTCATTGGTGTTCCTGACGACGATGTCGACATGCTGATCGCGCGAGGTTATGCGACGACACAACTACTGGACGGACTTGTCGACGCCGATCAGCTCGCCGCGGCAGGAGCGGCTGCCGTCGAACTGAGTGGCTATGTGAGGGAGCATTTCGCGTTGGCCTCCGCCGACCCGCAGGACAACCTGCTCGGCGACCTCGCCAGTGCCTGCGCGGTCGGCGAACTCGACGAAGTGACGGCGACCATCATGATGCTCACACTGTTCAGCGCGGGCGGCGAATCCACCGCATCGTTACTCGGCAGCGCGATGTGGCTGCTGGCGACCAAGCCCGATATACAACGGCAGCTGCGCGCCGACCGTCACCTGCTCGGAGCGTTCATCGAGGAGGCGCTGCGCTACGAGCCGCCATTCCGGGGACACTACCGCCACGTGGTATGCGATACCTCGCTGGGCGGGGTGGAACTCGCAGCGGGTTCCCGGCTGCTGCTGCTGTGGGGGGCGGCGAATCGTGACCCGGCACAATTCGACGAACCAGCTGACTTTCGGCTGGATCGCCCGAAGGGCAAGGGTCATATGACCTTTGGTAAAGGCGCACATTTCTGCGTCGGCGCGGCACTGGCCAGGCTGGAAGCGCAGATCGTGCTCGGGGCGGTGCTCGACCGGACGTCGTGGGTCGAGCCGCGGGAGGTGGGAAGGTGGCTGCCCAGCATCCTGGTGCGCCGACTTGAACGATTGGAGCTCGAATTCAGATGA
- a CDS encoding mycofactocin-coupled SDR family oxidoreductase, whose amino-acid sequence MNRLKGKVALVTGAARGQGRSHAVHLADEGADIIALDICADIESNEYPLATRDDLDETAKLIEKSGQRVVAAVVDVRDRAGLKTALDDAVAQLGGLHVVVANAGICPQGNHIPFRGFIDAFDVDFVGVVNTIHVSLDHLTAGGSVIVTGSIAGLVDQKDLATGGGPQGPGGAGYGMAKKMVRDYTKALALTMAPHSIRINAIHPTNVNTDMLHNLPMYKVFRPDLPEPTREDAELVFPILQAMPTPWVEPEDISHAVVYLASDESRFVTGQQLFVDAGAGLKMGM is encoded by the coding sequence ATGAACCGTCTCAAGGGCAAGGTCGCCCTCGTAACCGGAGCCGCACGCGGCCAGGGCCGAAGCCACGCGGTGCACCTCGCCGACGAAGGCGCGGACATCATTGCCCTCGACATCTGCGCCGACATCGAATCCAACGAGTACCCCCTGGCGACCCGCGATGATCTCGACGAGACCGCGAAGCTGATCGAGAAGTCGGGCCAGCGCGTCGTTGCGGCGGTGGTCGACGTCCGCGACCGTGCCGGACTGAAGACAGCACTCGACGACGCCGTCGCTCAACTCGGGGGCCTGCATGTCGTGGTCGCCAATGCGGGAATCTGTCCCCAGGGCAATCACATTCCATTCCGCGGCTTCATCGACGCATTCGACGTGGACTTCGTCGGAGTGGTCAACACCATCCACGTCAGCCTTGACCATCTGACCGCCGGCGGGTCCGTGATCGTCACCGGCTCCATCGCCGGCCTGGTCGATCAGAAGGACCTCGCTACCGGCGGGGGACCCCAAGGACCCGGCGGCGCCGGCTACGGGATGGCCAAGAAGATGGTTCGCGACTACACCAAAGCGCTGGCGTTGACCATGGCGCCGCACAGCATCCGGATCAACGCCATCCATCCGACGAACGTGAACACCGACATGCTGCATAACCTGCCCATGTACAAAGTGTTTCGACCGGACCTACCCGAACCGACACGCGAAGACGCGGAGTTGGTCTTCCCCATCTTGCAGGCGATGCCCACCCCGTGGGTCGAACCCGAGGATATCTCGCACGCCGTCGTCTACCTCGCGTCGGATGAGTCCAGGTTTGTCACCGGTCAGCAGTTGTTCGTCGATGCCGGCGCCGGTCTCAAGATGGGCATGTAG
- a CDS encoding MCE family protein — MAGLFTVLVVCLIVVLAVSLFRDSFTPAIRVTVLSPRAGLVMNPDAKVKMQGIQVGKVDSIESLTDGQAAIHLAMNPADLQFIPANVLVDVTSSTVFGAKFVDLVPPAEPSNERLTSGQVLEGQRVTVEINTVFQQLTWLLAAIDPVKLNEVLGALSKAMSGRGERFGQALTDLDTFLAKLDPSLPTLSHELETLPAVAAAYADAAPELIRATENSVRISQTIVDQQNNLDALLLSTIGLADLGNEVVSDNSQSLANVLHLFAPVTDLTSEYHESLNCALGGMQVFLNVPDLPVPGVAVSIGLELGLERYRYPANLPKIGAGGPPNCKAVGLPKVPAGMRPPYVVTDQGANPAQYGNQGLVLNSDGLKQALFGPLDGPPRNSPQVGQPG; from the coding sequence CTGGCCGGACTCTTCACCGTGCTGGTCGTGTGCTTGATCGTTGTGCTGGCGGTGAGCCTTTTCCGGGACAGCTTCACGCCTGCAATTCGGGTGACAGTGCTCTCGCCACGAGCGGGATTGGTGATGAATCCCGACGCCAAGGTGAAAATGCAAGGCATTCAGGTCGGCAAGGTCGACTCAATCGAGTCCCTCACCGATGGCCAGGCCGCCATCCATCTGGCGATGAATCCTGCTGATTTGCAATTCATTCCGGCGAATGTCTTGGTCGATGTCACATCCAGCACCGTTTTTGGCGCCAAGTTCGTCGACCTGGTGCCGCCTGCAGAGCCGTCGAACGAGCGACTGACTTCCGGGCAGGTCCTCGAAGGCCAGCGAGTCACCGTGGAAATCAACACGGTATTTCAACAACTCACGTGGCTGCTGGCAGCCATTGACCCGGTCAAGCTCAACGAAGTGCTCGGGGCGCTGAGCAAGGCAATGTCGGGCCGGGGAGAGCGATTCGGGCAGGCGCTGACCGACTTGGACACCTTCCTGGCCAAACTCGATCCAAGCTTGCCGACTCTGAGCCATGAACTCGAGACCCTGCCCGCCGTAGCGGCTGCATACGCCGATGCCGCACCGGAGTTGATCCGGGCCACCGAGAACTCTGTTCGAATCAGCCAAACGATCGTCGATCAACAGAACAATCTCGATGCGTTGCTGCTGAGCACCATCGGTCTCGCCGACCTCGGCAACGAGGTCGTTTCCGACAACAGCCAATCTCTGGCCAACGTCCTGCACCTGTTTGCGCCTGTCACTGACCTGACGAGCGAGTATCACGAGTCGTTGAACTGCGCGCTGGGAGGCATGCAGGTATTCCTGAATGTGCCAGACCTTCCGGTGCCGGGTGTCGCCGTGTCGATCGGCTTGGAACTGGGCCTCGAACGCTATCGATATCCCGCAAACCTGCCGAAGATCGGTGCCGGCGGGCCGCCCAACTGTAAGGCCGTTGGCCTGCCCAAGGTGCCGGCGGGCATGCGGCCCCCCTACGTCGTGACCGATCAGGGCGCCAACCCGGCGCAGTACGGAAATCAAGGTCTTGTCCTGAATTCAGACGGACTCAAGCAGGCTCTGTTCGGCCCGCTGGATGGACCGCCGCGCAACTCACCACAGGTCGGCCAACCCGGATGA
- a CDS encoding MCE family protein, which produces MTSQRRVGIKFAVFVIVMSMLTASLGLIFGHYRGGSTNDYTAVFANASQLKAGQSVRVAGVVVGTVNSVTLKADKTVDVDFDADHKIVLTTGTRAVVRYLNLVGDRYLELVDGPGSPRVLPPGSRIPLDRTQPALNLDLLLGGLKPLIRGLDPRDVNTLTTGLVQVLQGQGGAIQALLTNTSSFTNTLADHGRVLQDVIGNLQALAKTLAANSDQFAGAIDRLEKLINGLAADRDPIGSAIDSLDRGTASLADLLSDARQPLAGAINQVARLAPLLDQDKERLDIALQKAPLNYKKLVRLGAYGSFINYYLCGLSWRVSDLQGRTAVFPWIKQDIGRCSEP; this is translated from the coding sequence ATGACCAGCCAGCGCCGCGTCGGCATCAAGTTCGCCGTCTTTGTGATCGTCATGTCGATGCTCACCGCGTCGCTCGGGTTGATCTTCGGCCACTATCGTGGCGGATCGACCAACGACTACACCGCCGTGTTCGCCAACGCATCGCAGCTGAAAGCCGGTCAGTCCGTGCGTGTTGCGGGTGTCGTTGTGGGAACGGTCAATAGCGTCACACTGAAGGCCGACAAAACCGTCGACGTCGACTTCGATGCCGACCACAAGATCGTCCTCACGACAGGAACCCGCGCGGTTGTCCGCTACCTCAACCTCGTCGGTGACCGCTACCTCGAACTGGTCGACGGACCCGGATCTCCGAGGGTGCTGCCACCGGGCTCACGGATACCGCTGGACCGTACCCAGCCTGCCCTGAATCTGGACCTGCTCCTCGGTGGCTTGAAACCCCTCATCCGGGGGCTGGATCCGCGGGACGTCAACACTCTGACGACCGGGCTGGTCCAGGTCTTACAGGGGCAGGGCGGTGCGATCCAGGCGCTGCTGACCAACACCTCGTCATTCACCAACACCCTCGCCGATCATGGGCGCGTTCTGCAGGACGTCATCGGCAACCTGCAGGCATTGGCCAAGACCCTCGCCGCCAACAGCGATCAGTTCGCGGGAGCGATCGACCGGCTCGAGAAGCTCATCAACGGACTCGCCGCCGATCGCGACCCGATCGGATCTGCCATCGATTCGCTGGACCGAGGCACAGCCTCGCTCGCGGACTTGTTGAGCGATGCTCGCCAGCCCCTGGCCGGTGCCATCAATCAGGTTGCGCGCCTGGCGCCCCTACTCGATCAGGACAAAGAGCGGCTCGACATCGCGCTGCAAAAGGCACCTCTGAACTACAAGAAGCTGGTTCGGCTCGGCGCGTACGGCAGTTTCATCAACTACTACTTGTGTGGCTTGTCCTGGCGGGTCTCCGACCTGCAGGGCCGAACAGCGGTGTTCCCCTGGATCAAGCAGGACATCGGAAGGTGTAGCGAGCCCTGA